The genomic segment TTTCTCAGGAGTTTCATTAGGATTTGGTTTAAAAATGAACAAGTTAAAGTTTAACTATTCATATTCGAGATATACATTGGCCGCAAATACAAGTCTTTTTGGTCTAATTTTAAATTTTCAATAGTTATATGAAAATATTTAGTCTGTTTTTGTTTATGACTGTAGGGGTTTTAATGGGTTCAAAAAACTACTACAAAGAAGAAACTTCTATTACCGGTGTGGAAATAGAAAGGATTAATACGAGAGTTAGCGAAATAAAAAATATGATTAGTATTGATCCCAAATACAATACTAAAATTGCTTTTTTTGTAGACATGAGAATACCATCAGGTAAAAATCGGTTTTTTGTTTACGATTTAATAAATAATAAAATAATTGACCAGGGTCTTGTGGCTCACGGTTCAGGATCTGAAACCGGAATAAAAGGAAGTTTAAAATTTAGTAATGAGCCAAATTCAAACTGCACAGCTTTAGGCAGATATTCTGTGGAAAAGTGTTATAAAGGATGTTTTGGAAAATCATATAAACTAAATGGTTTAGATGAAACAAACAATAATGCCTTAAAAAGAGCTATAGTTTTACATTATTATTCAGCTGTTCCTTATGAAGAACAAGATTACTATATCAGTAATAGTCACGGTTGCCCAATGGTAAACGAACAATTCTTTAAACGAATCGAAAAAATAATAGACTCTTCTAAGTCGAAAATCATCTTGGATATTTATTACTAGAAAAAACTTCAAAGAAAAAATCACTAAAATTAAAATTACATTTTGAAAAAAATTACCGTTGCTATTGATGGATTCTCATCAACAGGAAAGAGCACTTTGGCCAAACAATTAGCAAAAGAGTTAGAATATGTTTATGTAGATACCGGAGCGATGTATCGTGCCGTAGCGTATTTCGCCATGCAGAATCAGCTTATTGGGGCTGATTTTTTTGATAAAAAAAGTTTAATAGATTCTCTACCAAATATTCAATTAGAATTTAAATTTAATGCCGATCTTGGTTTTGCTGAGATGTATTTGAATGGGAAAAATATTGAAAAAGAAATTAGAACTATTGAAGTTTCTAATTTTGTAAGCAAAGTTGCAGAAGTTTCTGAAGTGCGTTCTAAACTGGTAGAGCAACAACAGGAAATGGGGCAAAATAAAGGTATTGTAATGGATGGCAGGGATATAGGAACTGTAGTTTTTCCGGATGCAGAACTTAAAATTTTTATGACTGCCAGTGCCGAAACCCGTGCACAAAGACGTTTTGATGAACTACAACAAAAAGGTGATAATGTATCCTACGAAGATGTTCTGAAAAATGTAGTCGAAAGAGATTACATAGATACACACCGTGAAGATTCTCCATTAGTGATTGCAGATGACGCAATTGAGATTGATAATTCCTATTTAAATAAAGAAGAACAATTTGATGCCGTTTTAGAATTAGTAAATGATGTTGTAAAAACTGTTTAATTTTTTGTAGATATCATTTTTAATGGTAGTTTTACCGCTTCATTTTTACTAAAAGACAATTTCATCATATGGGAATTAAAAACAGGTTGATTATAATGAGCTTTCTTCAATTTTTTGTTTGGGGAGCGTGGCTTATAACAATTGGAAATTATTGGTTTGGTACTAAAAATTGGGAGGGAACTCAGTTTGGTCTTGTTTTTGGAACCATGGGAATTGCCTCTTTACTCATGCCTACACTAACAGGAATTATAGCTGACAGATGGGTAAATGCTGAAAAACTATATGGTTTTTTACATATTATATATGCAGTAGTTTTATTTAGTATAGCGCATGTAACTACACCGGATAACTTTATATATGTAATGTTTGCAGCAATGTGTTGTTATATGCCAACAATTGCATTAAGTAATTCCATTTCGTACACTTCGTTAAAATTAAATAACAAAAACATTGTAAAAGATTTTCCGCCAATTCGTGTTTGGGGAACAATTGGTTTTATTGCCGCAATGTGGATTACGAATTTGAGTGGAAGTAAAGCAACTGAATATCAGTTTTACATTGCAGGTATTGGTGCTTTAATCCTTGGGATTTATGCTTTTACATTGCCAAAATGTGAGCCACAACGTCTGACTAAAGAAGATGCATCATTAACAGAAACTTTAGGTCTTGAAGCTTTTAAATTATTTGGAAATTATAAAATGGCTTTGTTTTTTGTGTTTTCTATGTTTTTAGGAGGTGCTTTGCAATTAACAAATGCTTACGGAGATGTATTTCTGGATGAATTCAAGCATTTTCCAAAATATGCAGATTCTTTCGTAATTCAGTATTCGACAATCATTATGTCGATATCTCAGGTTTCTGAAACCTTATTTATCCTGGCAATTCCGTTTTTCTTAAGACGTTTTGGAATCAAACAGGTAATGCTGATTAGTATGCTGGCTTGGGTTTTACGTTTCGGATTATTTGCTTTTGGAGATCCTGTTGAAGGATTATGGATGATTATATTATCATGTATCGTTTACGGAATGGCATTTGATTTCTTTAATATTTCAGGTTCATTATTCGTAGAAAGTAATACTGATTCTAAAATACGTTCGTCTGCACAAGGATTATTTATGATGATGACTAATGGAGTAGGAGCAGTTTTAGGAAGTTTAACTTCAGGTTGGGCTATAGATCGTTTCTTCACAAAATCATTTCATAATACTACTGAATTAGCCGGATTTTTACAAACAGATGCAACAAACTCTAAAATGCTGGAGTTTGTAAAAGGTCAAGGAAATTCAATTTCGGCTGATGGAATTTTTGCAAATCCAATTTTAATGAAAGACTGGCATACAATCTGGTTGTCTTTTGCGTCTTATGCCTTGGTAATTGCAATTGCCTTTGCAGTTTTGTTTAAACACAAACATGATCCAAAGGAAATAGAGAATTTGAGTCATTAATTATAAAAAAAAATATTTTACATATAGCAAACCCGACAGGTTTTAAAAACCTGTCGGGTTTGTTGTTTAGATTCTTAAAAACTCAAAAATTTCTAATCTAGCCCCGATAGAGGGGATATCCTTTTTCTGGCTTTTTTAGACAGAAAAAGATAAGAGCGAAAGCGGGACTTCAGGTCTTGAAAAACCTAAAATCTTCTGCTCCTGAATAATTGGCTGATAATCATTTAGAATTGTTTTGCTATTACAAATAAATGTATTAATTTTGCAGACCTTTTGGCAGAGAAGAGTTTCCATTAGGTATCAACTATTTATGTAAAACAACTTCTGTTTTTTCTATCGCATTAAGAAACTCAAGAAAAACAGAATACAAATTTTTTATCAGCATGTCTGAACAATTAAAATCACAAGAAGAGTTTTTAGCAAATTTTAACTGGCATAACTTCCAAGAAGGAATTGATGCAGTTGATGAGAAAAACTTACAAGAATTCGAAGAACTAGTTTCAAAAACTTTCATCGCTACAGATCAAGAAGAAGTAGTTGAAGGTGTAGTTGTTAGAATTACAGATAGAGACGTTATCGTTGATATCAACGCAAAATCGGAAGGTGTTATTTCTTTAAACGAATTCCGTTACAACCCAAACTTAAAAGTTGGTGACAAAGTAGAAGTATTAATCGACATCCGTGAGGACAAAACAGGTCAATTAGTATTATCTCACAGAAAAGCACGTACTATTAAATCATGGGATAGAGTTATTTCTGCAAACGAAACAGGAGAAATCGTTAATGGTTTTGTAAAATGCAGAACTAAAGGTGGTATGATCGTTGACGTTTTCGGAATTGAAGCTTTCTTACCTGGTTCTCAAATTGACGTTAAGCCAATTAGAGACTACGATGTATATGTAAACAAAATGATGGAATTCAAAGTGGTAAAAATTAACCACGAATTCAAAAACGTTGTTGTATCTCATAAAGCGCTTATCGAAGCTGATATCGAAGTACAGAAAAAAGAAATCATCGGTCAATTACAAAAAGGACAAGTATTAGAAGGTGTTGTTAAAAACATTACTTCTTATGGTGTGTTCATTGACTTAGGTGGTGTTGACGGATTAATTCATATTACTGACCTTTCTTGGAGTAGAATCAACCACCCAAGTGAAGTTCTTGAATTAGACCAAAAATTAAACGTTGTAATCCTTGATTTCGATGATGAGAAAACAAGAATTCAATTAGGATTGAAACAATTAAACGCTCACCCATGGGATGCTTTAGATGCTAATTTAACTATTGGTGATAAAGTAAAAGGTAAAGTAGTTGTAATCGCTGATTACGGTGCATTTATCGAAGTTGCTGAAGGTGTTGAAGGTTTAATCCACGTTTCTGAAATGTCATGGTCAACTCATTTACGTTCTGCTCAGGATTTCGTAAAAGTTGGAGATGTTGTTGAAGCTGTTATCTTAACTTTAGATAGAGATGACCGTAAAATGTCATTAGGTATCAAACAATTGACTCAAGATCCATGGACTGACATTACTTCTAAATACCCAGTAGGTTCTAAACATACAGGTATCGTTAGAAACTTTACAAACTTTGGTATTTTCGTAGAATTAGAAGAAGGAATTGATGGATTAATTTACATCTCTGACTTATCTTGGACTAAGAAAATCAAACACCCATCTGAATTTGTAAATGTTGGTGAGAAACTTGATGTAGTTGTATTAGAATTAGATGTTGAAGGACGTAAATTATCTTTAGGTCACAAACAAACTACTGCTAATCCTTGGGATCAATACGAAGATTCTTTCGCTGTAGGAACTATCCACAATGGTGAAATTTCTGAAATCGTTGACAAAGGAGCTACTGTAGAATTCGGAGATGATATCGTTGCTTTCATTCCTACTCGTCACCTTGAAAAAGAAGACGGAAAGAAATTGAAAAAAGGTGATACTGCTGATTTCAAAGTAATCGAATTCAACAAAGAATTTAAAAGAGTAGTTGCTTCTCACACTGCTATCTTCCGTGAAGAAGAAGAGAAAAACGTGAAAGCTGCAACTGAAAATACTTCATCTGCATCATCTACAAATGCACCAGCTGCAACTTTAGGAGATAACAATGATGTATTAGCTGCATTAAAAGCTAAAATGGAAAAAACTGAGAAAAAATAATTCTTAGTTTCCTCTAAATAGAAAGTCCCACAGCAATGTGGGACTTTTTTTTATCTTTTTTGTTTCAAGTTTTATTTGTTTCAGGTTTCATGTTTGTCAGTTCGAGCGGAGTCGAGAACTTTTACTTATTGGAATTTAAGATTTTAAAAAATTGAAAATTAGTTTTTCTTAGGAGCTATTTCCTGCTCTCCGCTATATCTTTTCCCGGCTAAAGGAGCCAGAAAAAGGATGCCGCTTCGATCAGGGCTAGGGCAGTCGTTTTTAAAAGAAGCTTTATTTTGAAGCTAATAATTTTGATTCTTCGGGAGTAAATTCGTTTACAATTGCATAAGTATCAATTTTTGCAATTTTCATTTCATCAAGAATATCTACAAGATTTTTATAATTGCATTTTTTACTAGGTTTTATAATTACCGTAACTCCTCTTCCAGGTTTGCCAAGTGCAGCAGAATACTCTAATACTTTTTTATTTTTGGTATAAAGTTCCTTCCTAATTCCATTTTTACCATATATCGTTTCTTTAGGAGCATCAATAGGTACCTGTAAAAGTCCTGCATACGATACTAATTTATTATTTTCACCTAATAAAATTGTTACGGATCTATTTTCTCCGCCACAACCACCACGCCATCCACATGTAATATCGTCATTATGTGGCAAACTTAAGTCTACAGCTCTAGGCTTGGATAACTCAATTGTGACCATAAAAAATATAATCAATAAAAAAGAAACGCTGACCATTGCGGTTAAATCAACTCTTGTGCTTAATTTTTTGCTTCGTACTTTCTTAGGTAGATTTTCCATAAATGAACAGATTTGTTACTAAAGTTAGTAATAAAAGTAATACAATGACATTGCTGATTTTAAAAATAATTAAAAAATATTAAACTTTTAATATCTTAATTTATAACGGTTTTTGAAGATTTTTTAATGTTTCGAAATCTTTTTTGAGGTTTTCATAAAACCAAATCGAATATTACAGCGTAAATGAGCTTATAACTTAAAACATTAATTATGAAAACTAGAAAATTTTTATCAGTAGCAATTTTAGTCTTAATTGGATTTACATCTTTTGCACAAAAATCTGTAATGGTTGGTGGAGCCGCAATGTATCCGAACAAAAATATTATTGAAAACGCCGTAAACTCAAAAGATCATACTACATTGGTAGCTGCTGTAAAAGCTGCCGGATTGGTAGAAACATTACAAAGTAAAGGACCATTCACCGTTTTTGCCCCAACAAATGCTGCGTTTGATAAATTGCCTGCTGGAACTGTTGACACATTATTGAAACCTGAAAACATCAAAACGTTGCAAACTATTTTGACTTATCATGTTGTTGCAGGAAAATGGAATGCTTCTGACATTGCAAAAGCGATTAAAATGGGAAAAGGAAAAGCAACTCTTAAAACTGTTAACGGTGGTACCCTTACTGCATGGATGGACGGAAAAGATCTTTATATAAGTGACGAAAGCGGAAATAAAGCTAAAGTTACAGTTACCGATGTAGATCAATCTAATGGTGTAATTCATATAATTGATACTGTATTGTTGCCAAAAACAAAATAACAATATTATATAAAAGCTCCAATCTCGAAGCATCGTGATAAAATTCCAAATTCCAAATTCCAATTTTTAAAGTTGGAATTTGGAATTTCAAAAAATTATCTTTTAGCCGTCAAGGTTGATCCAATAGAGGCTGTTACGACGCAAACTACAGCCAGAATTTCGTAAAAACTAAGTTGCTCCTGCAAAAAGATAAAAGCACAAATTGCTGCGGCAGCCGGCTCTAAGCTCATTAAAATGCTAAAAGTACGCGGAGGAAGCTGACCTAAAGCTTTCATTTCGAGTGTAAATGGAATAGCGCTTGACAAAAGTGCCAATGCAACTCCCATTCCAAGAAGTTTTGGAGTTAGATTTGATAATCCGTTTTCGTAAAAACCAAATGGAAGGATTAAAATTGCACCAAATAACATTCCGGTGGCAACTGCCTGACCGCCATGCATTATTTTAGATACTTTACCGCCCAAAACAATATAAGCTGCCCAAAGAGCTCCTGCCAAAAGTGCAAATAAAACTCCTAGTGAATCGATACTATTATTTGACCATGGTGCTATAAGTACAATCCCGATTGCTGCTAGTAATACCCAACAATAATCAATTAAACGTGTTGAGCCAATTATAGCAACCAATAGTGGACCAATGAATTCTAAAGTAACGGCAAGTCCAATTGGGATTCTCTCTATTGCCATATAAAAAATCAAATTCATTGCGCCTAAAGCCAAACCGTATGGGACAACAATCTTCCATTGATCAGCAGTAATTTCTTTTAAATTTGGTCTGTAAGCCAGGAGCAAAATTATAGCCGAAATCCCAATTCGCATTGATGCTGTTCCCGCGGCACCAATTGCAGGAAATAAAGTTTTGGCAATTGCGGCACCACATTGTACACTTATAATTGCTAAAAGTACTGCGTAGACTGGAGGAATATTGAATTCTTTATTTTTCATGAGAATTATAAAAGGAGATAATAAGAAATGTATCGGGAAAGAAACATCTTTTATCTCTTAAGAAGAAAAGGCTGAAGATAAGTTCAGTTATTTAAAAGATACTTTATGTTATTGTAAAGCCCGTTTTGTAACAAAAGCCCGGTAACCAATAATTGCCATTTGCCATTTTTTTGCTTTCGAAATATCCAAACCTTGTTTAGTAAAACTCGGTAAAAGAATTTTGTTGATTTTGGCTAGAACTTTATACATCGTAGGTTAATTTTTGGCAAAGATATAAAAAAAGACCTTGCGGTTAGGCAAAGTCTTTTGGTGATTTGGTATTGATTATTAAAAGGTTACTTGTTTTTTTGAGCTCAATTTTTATTTGTGCTATTTTCTGCGTTTAATTCATTTTAAGATCCCTTTTATTGCTAATTATAAATTTATAGAGCAAAATATATCTTTTCAAAACAAAAGCCAGTGTTTCTAGACACTGGCTTTTGTTTTATTTTATTTCTGCATTAAGATCGTTTATTATCTTTTTCAAATTTTCTGATGTTTTTTTCATGCTCCTTCATATTTTTCTCATACACTTTCATGTCTTTTTCAAATTGTTCCATTTTCTTTTCAAAATCTCCTCCCAATTGCTGATCGATAAGTGCGCCATATTTATCCATTTCAGCACTAAATTTATCCATAGCAATTTCATACTTTTCCATTTCTTTATCGTAAACAAGTTCACGTTTTGACATAATCTCATCTACTTGATCTTGATAAGCGTCCATTTGTGGTTCAAATGTTTCCATTTTTTTATCAAATTCATCCATCTTTTTTTCGAAATTTTTCATCGCAACTTTATCATTAGGATTTTTTGGCGGTGCTGGAGCTTTTGGCATTTTTGACATATTTGGCGGAGCAGGAAGTACTAAGTCTTTTGGTAATACTGGCATTACTGGAGCAACTGGTGCCGGTGGTAATGCTGCTGTTGCCGGAGGTGTTGGAGGAACTGGAGGTACCATCATATCCGAGTCATTAAAATTTTCAATTTCTGCGACACGATTTTGATACTCCGTTGATTTGTCAATTTCTGCATCTGTAACAACGCCAATTTTTTTAATGCCGTTTTTTTCAGTTGAAACCGAAATTCCAAAGCTATCTATGGCTTCATCACCATCAATTTGAATGGTTTGAACTTCTTCAGTTCCTTTTTTAATGTTGATTTTAATCCCTATCAATTCGTTTTTAGAGTTTCTCTTTATATTAGAAACAGCAACATCTGCACCGTGATTCTTTTTTAGCTTCTCGGCTATTACTTTTAATTCTTGATCAGTTGTATTTTTATTAATGTTATATACAACTTCTGAATCACTAGTTTTAGAAATTTCCTGAGGTTGATTTTTCTCTTGTGCTATGGTTTTAATTTGAAACAACAGTACAAAAGCAACAAGTGCCGGAATTATAGCATAATACTTCCAATAGTTCCATTTTTTTGATTGATTTTTGTTTAACATGACAATTCGTTTTTTGATTAATGATTGATAAAAATGATTGGTGATTGCAACACATGATTCGTGTGTTGTGATTTTTAAAAGCGTGTATTGATACGCTTTTTTGTTTGATATTTTCTTGGCAGCTTCACTATCAGCAATGAATTCAAGATTTTGAAGTATTGCTTTTTTGTACAGCCAAATAATTGGATTAAACCAAAAAAGCACACAGAAAACTCTCGAAATTAAAACATCTACAGTATGATTTTGATCGCTATGCACTTTTTCATGCTCAATAATGTTTTCTAGTTCTGAGGCCGTGTACATTGATGAGTTGTACACGATATAATCAAAATAAGAAAAAGGAGCAATATTTTCATTAACATCTATAAATTTAAAATCAGCTTGCTGGTGTACTTTTTTACCTTTTAGAACCGAATTCAAACTATAAAAGTCAATCGCAAATTTTATAATCAAGGCGAGAAATCCAATACTATAAATAGCAAGTATTACATAATTCCAGTTAATCTCAAAAGATTCCTGTTGAATAGTATGAGGAATGTATGACTGAGCATAATCGATATATTGCGTTGGAACGGGATCGATCCAGACAATTTTGGTATAAACCAAAAATGGCAATGCAATTGAAGTTATTAATCCAGCCAACAGAAACCATCTGTTGCTATTAAAAAAAGTTTCTTTGCGCAATAAAAAATGATAAGCACAGTAAAACAAGAACAACAGTCCGCTTGATTTTGCGATAAAAATGAAAAGTGCTTCCATAACGATTATTTTACTTCTTGTGGAGTTTCAATCATTGCCAGGATTTCGCGTAATTCCGCCGCCGAAATTTTTTCTTCTTTAGCAAAAAATGAAACCATGCTTTTATAAGAACTATTGAAATAATTATCAATTGCAGTGCTCATAAATCCCTTACTATAATCTTCAATGCTTACAATTGGGTAATATTGATGTGTATTCCCAAAAGCATTATGACCTACATATCCTTTTTCTTCCAGATTGCGCACAATAGTCGAAAGTGTATTGTAATGCGGCTGATCTTCGGTGATTTCAGTCTGAATTTCTTTTACAAAAGCTTTTTTAAGCTTCCATAAAATGTGCATGATTTCTTCTTCTTTATTGGTTAGCTTTTGCATAATTTTAGTTTTTAAATGCAATTGAAATTATTTTTTTGTTTCAATAATAACCACTCCATTTGAACCATCTTCTCCATATCTTACAGTAGCTTCCATGCCTTTATATACATTTACTGATTTGATATTAAGATCATCAAGCGATTTGGCATCATCAGTACTTAGATGACCAATTACCGTTCCGTCGACAATGTATAACGGATCAGATTTTATTTTTATAGTTTGCTGACCATTATTATTGGCTACAGTAACAATTGTACTTGTGTTTCCATTTGTATTAGTACTTACAATAGTATTAGTAGCTGTATTAACAATGCAATCAGCTTTTGTGCTAGTATTAGAATTAATGTTAACATCAGTGTTGGTTTTAGAATTTTGAACTTTTACGATTTCAATTTTGTGTGCTTTGTCGCTAGAATCCGCTAGTTTGTTATTTGCAACTAAGCTGATTTTTTTAGAACCATTATCATCTGTTGTGATCATGATTCCGCAATCTTTAATTCCTTTGTCGCCGCGAACTTCATATTCCTGAACTTGTTCAGATCCACTTTTTGCATGTACTTTTATTGCAGTTATTTCGTTTTGAGAATTTCGTTTTAATTCTGCAATCGTAAAATCAACATTATAATTTAGTTTCAACTTTTCTGCAATAACTTTCAATTCCTGATCTGTAGTTGTTTTTTTGATTTTGTAAACATCAACAGATTTAATTTCTTTTTTAGAAACTGCAATAGCGGTTCCTCTTTTTTCTTTTGCAATTACTTCGACCTGAAATAATAATACAAATACCGCAAGAGCTGGAACTACTACGTAATACTTCCATGAATTACTCTTTTTTGATTGATTTTTGTTTAACATAATGATTCGTTTTTTGATTAATGATTGATAAAAATGATTGGTAATAGCGAGACAATTCTCGTGTGTCGTAATTTTTAAAAGCGTGTATTGATAAGATTTCTTATCAGATATATTTTGGGCAGCTTCTTTGTCAGCAATAAATTCAAGATTTTGAACAATTGCTTTTTTATAAAACCATATAATTGGGTTGAACCAAAACAAGATGCAAAACACTCTCGAAATAAGAACGTCTACAGTATGATTTTGATCACTGTGAACTTTTTCATGCTCCAGAATATTCTCTAGTTCTGATGCTGTGTACATTGATGAGTTATACACGATATAATCAAAATAGGAGAAAGGTGCAATGTTTTCTTTTACATCTATGAACTTAAAATCAGCTTGTTGTTGTACTTTTTTTCCTTTCAGGATAGAATTTAAACTATAGAAATCTATTCCAAATTTGATTACGAAGCCTATAAAACCAATTATATAAACGGCGATAAAGACAAGATTCCAATTAAGTTCAAAAGAATTATTGTCTGCATTTAGAGGATTAAGCGCTGTATAATTCATATTTGAAACAGAAGTAGGGTTAATCCAGACTACTTTGGTGTAAACCAAAAAAGGCAATATAACAGAAGTTAATAAACCCGCTAATAAAAACCATCTGTTACTATTGAAGAATGTTTCTTTGCGCAGTAAAAAATGATAGCCACAAAAAAATAAAAGTAACAATCCGCTTGATTTTGCTATAAATATAAAAAGTGCTTCCATAAACGCTTATTTTTCTTCTTTAGGAGATTCAATCATTGCAAGGATTTCACGTAATTCTGCCGCAGAAATTTTCTCTTCTTTGGCAAAAAATGAAACCATATTTTTATAAGAGCTATTAAAGAAATTATCAATAGCAGTATTCATAAACTTTTTGCTATAGGCTTCGAGTGTGATTACAGGATAATATTGATGCGTATTTCCAAAAGCATTATGTCCCACAAAACCTTTCTCTTCGAGATTTCGCACAATAGTCGAAAGTGTATTATAATGCGGTTGATCTTCAGTTATTTCTGCCTGAATCTCTTTTACAAAAGCTTTTTTTAGTTTCCATAAAATGTGCATGATTTCTTCTTCTTTGTTGGTTAACTTTTGCATGTTTTCTAATTTTAAATCAAACTTACAACTATTTTTTTAGTTACACAACTATAAAAGTAGTTATTTAACTAAAAAATACGTTTGTATGATTTTTTTGCATAGAAAATCTGCCCTTGAGGCTTTTAAATTAGCAGTAAAAGTGAGTTGAGTTTTTTTTTATAAATATTTAACTCGTAAAGCTGGGAGAGAAAGTGACACACGGATAACACGGATTCGCTAAAGCGAAAGCACGGATTTTGACGGATTTTATTCTTGTTTTTGTATCGAAGTGACAAGATTGTAGTTGTACTTTGTGTGTATTAAAAATATCGAATAATGAATTTAATCGCAAAGCGCAAAGTTTTTTATCTATAATATAA from the uncultured Flavobacterium sp. genome contains:
- a CDS encoding BlaI/MecI/CopY family transcriptional regulator codes for the protein MQKLTNKEEEIMHILWKLKKAFVKEIQTEITEDQPHYNTLSTIVRNLEEKGYVGHNAFGNTHQYYPIVSIEDYSKGFMSTAIDNYFNSSYKSMVSFFAKEEKISAAELREILAMIETPQEVK
- a CDS encoding murein L,D-transpeptidase catalytic domain-containing protein; translated protein: MKIFSLFLFMTVGVLMGSKNYYKEETSITGVEIERINTRVSEIKNMISIDPKYNTKIAFFVDMRIPSGKNRFFVYDLINNKIIDQGLVAHGSGSETGIKGSLKFSNEPNSNCTALGRYSVEKCYKGCFGKSYKLNGLDETNNNALKRAIVLHYYSAVPYEEQDYYISNSHGCPMVNEQFFKRIEKIIDSSKSKIILDIYY
- a CDS encoding nucleoside permease; its protein translation is MGIKNRLIIMSFLQFFVWGAWLITIGNYWFGTKNWEGTQFGLVFGTMGIASLLMPTLTGIIADRWVNAEKLYGFLHIIYAVVLFSIAHVTTPDNFIYVMFAAMCCYMPTIALSNSISYTSLKLNNKNIVKDFPPIRVWGTIGFIAAMWITNLSGSKATEYQFYIAGIGALILGIYAFTLPKCEPQRLTKEDASLTETLGLEAFKLFGNYKMALFFVFSMFLGGALQLTNAYGDVFLDEFKHFPKYADSFVIQYSTIIMSISQVSETLFILAIPFFLRRFGIKQVMLISMLAWVLRFGLFAFGDPVEGLWMIILSCIVYGMAFDFFNISGSLFVESNTDSKIRSSAQGLFMMMTNGVGAVLGSLTSGWAIDRFFTKSFHNTTELAGFLQTDATNSKMLEFVKGQGNSISADGIFANPILMKDWHTIWLSFASYALVIAIAFAVLFKHKHDPKEIENLSH
- a CDS encoding fasciclin domain-containing protein, which produces MKTRKFLSVAILVLIGFTSFAQKSVMVGGAAMYPNKNIIENAVNSKDHTTLVAAVKAAGLVETLQSKGPFTVFAPTNAAFDKLPAGTVDTLLKPENIKTLQTILTYHVVAGKWNASDIAKAIKMGKGKATLKTVNGGTLTAWMDGKDLYISDESGNKAKVTVTDVDQSNGVIHIIDTVLLPKTK
- the rpsA gene encoding 30S ribosomal protein S1; protein product: MSEQLKSQEEFLANFNWHNFQEGIDAVDEKNLQEFEELVSKTFIATDQEEVVEGVVVRITDRDVIVDINAKSEGVISLNEFRYNPNLKVGDKVEVLIDIREDKTGQLVLSHRKARTIKSWDRVISANETGEIVNGFVKCRTKGGMIVDVFGIEAFLPGSQIDVKPIRDYDVYVNKMMEFKVVKINHEFKNVVVSHKALIEADIEVQKKEIIGQLQKGQVLEGVVKNITSYGVFIDLGGVDGLIHITDLSWSRINHPSEVLELDQKLNVVILDFDDEKTRIQLGLKQLNAHPWDALDANLTIGDKVKGKVVVIADYGAFIEVAEGVEGLIHVSEMSWSTHLRSAQDFVKVGDVVEAVILTLDRDDRKMSLGIKQLTQDPWTDITSKYPVGSKHTGIVRNFTNFGIFVELEEGIDGLIYISDLSWTKKIKHPSEFVNVGEKLDVVVLELDVEGRKLSLGHKQTTANPWDQYEDSFAVGTIHNGEISEIVDKGATVEFGDDIVAFIPTRHLEKEDGKKLKKGDTADFKVIEFNKEFKRVVASHTAIFREEEEKNVKAATENTSSASSTNAPAATLGDNNDVLAALKAKMEKTEKK
- the cmk gene encoding (d)CMP kinase, which codes for MKKITVAIDGFSSTGKSTLAKQLAKELEYVYVDTGAMYRAVAYFAMQNQLIGADFFDKKSLIDSLPNIQLEFKFNADLGFAEMYLNGKNIEKEIRTIEVSNFVSKVAEVSEVRSKLVEQQQEMGQNKGIVMDGRDIGTVVFPDAELKIFMTASAETRAQRRFDELQQKGDNVSYEDVLKNVVERDYIDTHREDSPLVIADDAIEIDNSYLNKEEQFDAVLELVNDVVKTV
- a CDS encoding M56 family metallopeptidase, with protein sequence MEALFIFIAKSSGLLFLFYCAYHFLLRKETFFNSNRWFLLAGLITSIALPFLVYTKIVWIDPVPTQYIDYAQSYIPHTIQQESFEINWNYVILAIYSIGFLALIIKFAIDFYSLNSVLKGKKVHQQADFKFIDVNENIAPFSYFDYIVYNSSMYTASELENIIEHEKVHSDQNHTVDVLISRVFCVLFWFNPIIWLYKKAILQNLEFIADSEAAKKISNKKAYQYTLLKITTHESCVAITNHFYQSLIKKRIVMLNKNQSKKWNYWKYYAIIPALVAFVLLFQIKTIAQEKNQPQEISKTSDSEVVYNINKNTTDQELKVIAEKLKKNHGADVAVSNIKRNSKNELIGIKINIKKGTEEVQTIQIDGDEAIDSFGISVSTEKNGIKKIGVVTDAEIDKSTEYQNRVAEIENFNDSDMMVPPVPPTPPATAALPPAPVAPVMPVLPKDLVLPAPPNMSKMPKAPAPPKNPNDKVAMKNFEKKMDEFDKKMETFEPQMDAYQDQVDEIMSKRELVYDKEMEKYEIAMDKFSAEMDKYGALIDQQLGGDFEKKMEQFEKDMKVYEKNMKEHEKNIRKFEKDNKRS
- a CDS encoding biopolymer transporter ExbD; this translates as MENLPKKVRSKKLSTRVDLTAMVSVSFLLIIFFMVTIELSKPRAVDLSLPHNDDITCGWRGGCGGENRSVTILLGENNKLVSYAGLLQVPIDAPKETIYGKNGIRKELYTKNKKVLEYSAALGKPGRGVTVIIKPSKKCNYKNLVDILDEMKIAKIDTYAIVNEFTPEESKLLASK
- a CDS encoding SsrA-binding protein; amino-acid sequence: MYKVLAKINKILLPSFTKQGLDISKAKKWQMAIIGYRAFVTKRALQ
- a CDS encoding DMT family transporter; translated protein: MKNKEFNIPPVYAVLLAIISVQCGAAIAKTLFPAIGAAGTASMRIGISAIILLLAYRPNLKEITADQWKIVVPYGLALGAMNLIFYMAIERIPIGLAVTLEFIGPLLVAIIGSTRLIDYCWVLLAAIGIVLIAPWSNNSIDSLGVLFALLAGALWAAYIVLGGKVSKIMHGGQAVATGMLFGAILILPFGFYENGLSNLTPKLLGMGVALALLSSAIPFTLEMKALGQLPPRTFSILMSLEPAAAAICAFIFLQEQLSFYEILAVVCVVTASIGSTLTAKR